The nucleotide sequence CTTTTTGGAAAAgtcataataatttaatatttactttatttttataattgtacCATTGTGGACGTCGTGTGAAtagtttaattatgtttttaggTATGTACACAATTAATTCCATAAAAAGATGCTCCCATGTGCTCATATTTGGGTGTGGTTAAATGGATATAGTAATgatattgataaaataatattagttCAACTTTATGACCGAATGATGTATCTGAAATTGTTCGAGATAGTCATGTGACTCATGTCTATCTTGATACATAGACCTTGATGAGAAATTAATCAGAGATCACTCACTATACATGAAATAATTTCAATCGACAACTATAATCGAAGAATATGGTTACCCTCAATATAGAAGATGTGAAAATGGAGTGTCATTTGAGAAAAACAATGTTACTAGTCCATCTTAATAGTCCGTtgtatgtaaaaataatttatttcaaagtttatgttgtgaaattgatttttagcATTGCAAGATATTATGAAGTATATAATAATAGAGAGAATGAAATAAAGAGAGAACGTAAGAATGTATTGTATTACCTCATAAGTGTGTAATTCACATTACAATATAGGTCATATTTATAGGACACAAATAAGCAAGTGAAAGATCAAAGTCATTAAGGACCATTAAACATACATTCACCAAAAGTGGTTACACGAAGGTGGAAGATTAAGGATGGGCATCCATTAAGCTTATTATTCATAACACTCTCCCTTGGATGTCCATCAAgatatgcctcattaaaaccttactatAGAAAAACTCAATGGAAAAAAATTCtaatgaaggaaaaagagtacaacatccttttgtgttataatctgcctcattaaaaaccttaccagAAAAACCCAGTGGATAAAATCatggttaagggaaaaagagtgcagaaCACATTGTCTCCCCTTCATAAAGACAACAAAGAAGTTTAAATAATCTTTCACATTAGTTACTTAAAATATTTACTTGGCGGTGACTCTATAGAAAGATATGATATATCTTCATACTATTCTCCAAATTAGCAGTTTTTGATATATTGTCTTCATATGGAGTTGTAGAAAGAGTCtccttataaaattataaaatcacaaattttttgtatgtgtgaaatcataatccttAACAAAGAGCATTCTCCACTTGCTAACATTTTTAAATGATCGGATGATACTGTTGTTTCTAACCAATtcaaattgttcataattttcttgACGACGTGATCTTTACTCATACCAAGTGACATCATAATCAGTCTATTACATAACTGGATTTGTTCATATCAatctttatataaattttttttagaatctcATAAGGAGTTCTAATAATATTTCTACGATTATCATAAAATAGATTATAAGAAATTCATTTCCATATCCTTAAAATGGACAAATGATATCATCTTTTCAATAACTTTGATAGTATGTCTTACGCAAATGAAGTCCTTCAGGGAGtttaatataatcatcactATCAAGTGAGtcatacaaatatattttagcacatcttttatataatttgagTCTTTCATGTGCTACTGAACTTTGATAGtatgaaaaagttcttgaatTCACTTCACGTGAATATGTGTCTAAAGAATATGTCTCTTAAAAACAAATGATAGACAACTTTACCAATTCACTTGAggtgaacatatcaaactctatatatatgtattttaccATTCTAATTCTCTTTTCGTGCGGAAAATCATACATTATCacaattatattttatcattcatGAATGTTTGATGTTAAATCATTAATTCTTCTAGAACTATATCTCAAATCTTCATAAACAATGATAAAATTTCTAGTTTAGCTGATCCTTCAGGGTTgctttaatatttataaaaatagttcTTCATGAACTTACATTACACATGATGATCAAGACCAATTCATTCTTTACGCAATCCTTCAAagattatgaatattaattcacttttatttattctttgaaGCGACTTTAATTGATCTTTACAAATTCGAGTCACATGAACACTATCATATTATGAAAATCCAAGAAAGAAAAGAGGAGATTACCGGAACAGAGCTTACCAATCCCTCAacatatctatatctataataTCTGAAAGTCCATGGCTTAATTTTCTTTACACCAAATAGATGCCAAAAATCACTTGATTAAATTTGGAACTTAATTTGTCCTAAAACTTTTGAATAttaaaaatccttcaataagAAAAGGTGGGGATATCATAAGTTTATGAGGAAAATTTATGAGGCAAGCAACCAATATAACTTATGTACTTTCACCGCGTACAAGAAAACAAAAGTAGCAGCCTCcatatgtgtaaaataaaacaataaaaaatagagaaacaaaaATTTTATATGTCATAATAAAGTATCAAACAAAGAAGACCAATGAGTTAAGTAAAGAGATCCAATTAAGTAGATTGTTTATTCCAAATGTAGCTTTGATGTTTACTTTACTTTACTTTAATTGACGCTCgcaaaagaaatattatgaagaaaagtgtTATAATGATGATTGACAGATAAACCATTAACTACTAATGcactcaaacaaaaacaaatattggtTGCAGTTAGATATATGAATCAATATAATGAACTATAATTCATAAGATTCATAGAACATGTTAAAGTTAAATACAattgtaataataaaataacttaaGACCGTAAAGTTAAGAATATAGGCAGCTCAATAGTACATAAGGTATGACAAATGTTGATCAGAACATACATGACACAAAAAGCAATACCAAGAAGAAAGAATCAATATTACCTCAGTTGGTTTGAGCATCGTGCTGATACGTATTATGAAATTGATTCTTAGCATTGTAATATATTATAAAGTATATAATAATAGAGAGAATGAAACAAAGGAAGAACATAAGAGTATATTGTATTACTTCACAAGTGTGTAATTCACATTATAATATAAGTCCTATTTATAGGACACAAATGAGCAAGTGAATGATCAAAGTCATTAAGAACCATTAAGCATACATTCACTAATAATGGTTATAGGAAGGTGGAAGATTAAGGATGGACATCCACTAAACTTATTATTCATAGCAGTTTACTTTTTTTAGgagtttatttaatatttttatataaataaaaaaagggagtttctacggtacacccttAAATTAagatgtaccggtacacctatttcataaatcaataagttaatgattatttttatgtaataaatagatatttgttgacttttatattttagaaaatattattttataagaaaaaacatcatttcattctttttaagaatcatacaatttttttaaaattttatcgaaaaaataatcaatattgactatattatgagtaataaaaattaaaaaaattgaattttgatttgtggacactttttagaaataaaatataattattataattataactgatagaaaatatattttttttctaaaaaataactcattaaactattaatttaatatgtAGGTGTACCGATGCATTCAATTTTGTTGAGTGTACGGtagaaattgtaaaaaaaaaatactaacaaacATTATAGCTCATCCTTGGCACGGGTCCATGTACAAGTAATATACAAATTTATCTTGTGCTCTGTATTGACACAATGCTTACCAAACCGTTACaataatcttatttttaatGTTGGACCTTTATTGAATTTTCTGTTTGTTGATTGTGATGTAATTAGTTGCATTATAAAAGGATAGTATTTGAAAGGATTCCACTTATGACTCATGAATGCTTCCATGTCCCAAATACTTCAGGAAGTTTTGGTACGATTGATGAATAAAGTCCTATGATATTgtgaatcaaaatcaattcctaTCATCTAATAGTATCGGTTCAGTTTCAAAGAAATCtatataattagttaattattagcaatatatttttttttattttacaaattctTTTCTTCACAAAATACAGAAAACCAACATCTGTGATCTTATTAAAAGGGTATAATAAGCATTACAGCACATGAACTTAGAGTTTGGGCAGTAATTTGAACAGTCACAAGTTTCTTATAAATTagaatagaaagaagaaaaaaaatattacaagcTTTAGCATTAAATCATTCTCTGTCGGCATCAAATGAGTAAATCCCAAAAGAATTTGAACATCAGAAGCAACATTGTAATATGTTCTCCTTTGCTTTCCAGCATTGTCTTCGTAATCAAACTTCTCTAACTTCAACTAGAAAGATGAAAAACCTCGATGTATCTTTCTATTTGTCCACAAAAAAGTCCTAATTTTCCAATATAGCTTATGACATGGATATGCCAAACTTTTACAACTCCACTGAGACACTGACCTAGGTGCAACATATTCTTTCAACTCAACACAATAGAAAAAACCTAAAGTATTTTACACATATTGGCTCTTTTATTGTCCACAAAATTCAATGCCTCgtacaaatataaaaaacatggTCATAGCGTTTCTTCCTGGAATTCTACCTTGAATTCTTACCCTTTCCAAACCATTCGGCCATCTCATCATCATCGGTACTCGGGTTATCAGAAGAGCAAAACTCATCATCGGCTTCACTTTGCCACGCATGCCTTTTGGACTGATTTGGCAACTCGTTCTTATATACTTCTCCCCTTTGTGGCTCAGACATGCTAGTCTTACCTCCAGCAATAGGAAAATCTAAATATTCTGAACTATCATTTGAGTTCTCTAAGTACTTGTGATTTTCAATTCCTTCTTCTACAAATCTCCACTTATGTGAATCTCTGTTCCTGCTCTTTCTTTCTGACGCCATTGGTGATTCTTTGTTACCATCAAACCAATATCCTGCAAAAGTCGGTCTGCTTTTTTCATAGTGGTTTCTATCTTCTCCCTGAGATTGAGGAGAAGAGTTTGAAGCATTTGACACCTTAGGTCTTCTATGATCACATTTCAGGCAAACCATGTTTCTTCTGAAATTGATGTAGTTGCACCTACACAAATAGTTTACATTTCAGTACCGagtaaaacaaaatatcaaaaataacTGAACCAAAATAACAATAACTTACGACTCGCATTCCCACTCCCCTGGATTAATGCGGCGGTTTGAAGGCCCCTCTTTACATTGCAAACATCTTGTATTCTTTGCAAAATTGAGGAAGTTGCATCTGCATATATCAAATTAATAGTCTTACTTAGAAATTAAATACTAGTGATATAATAAAGCTACAAGATATGAACAGAGATTACTTGTCACATATCCAGTCTCCCTTCTTCAAAGGTAAGTGATTATTATCCTCCTTCAATTGCTTGATTTTTTCCTCGCAGAAGTTGTCACAGTGTAAGCATTTGATATTTCTAGCGAAGTTGTGGAAATTGCATCTAGCAATGAATTCAAAACGAAAACGTaaacaagtgttagagaaaaTATAGCAAGTTTCTTACAATGAATGATTACTAGATAGAAAAAAAGCTCTATACTTGGGGCAAAGCCAATCGCCTTGCTTCAATGGAACATCTTTTTTGCCCTTATCTAGAGGATTCGGATGAACTTCTTCGACAGCATCTTCTGTGATGTCTGGAAAAGTAGAGGGGTTTTCTTCAGTACCGCACTCTACTATCTTTTTCAGTAGTCTTCTAACAGattcttttaccattttattaAGAGATGGTTTATTATCCACTGAACCGATTATTGGGTCAAGTCCATAAGTCAAAATAATACGCATAACATCGACTGTTCTTCCACCTTCATCTTCGCGTGCTTTCACAAATGCCCTTTCACAGTCCCCCCTCAAATTACACGAGCTGCACACCTGGTTGAAACACATCAGTGAATTGAAGGCAAGGAAAATTTTGTTGTAAGTAAAAGCAAAATTGTGaacaatgcaataaagaaaaGTAAATGACTGTAGAAAATGGTCATCACCAACATTTCCCTCATCAATGCCTGCATATGCTCTCAGACGCTTTCCTGAGTTGACCACTTTTCTATCTAAGCTTGGACATCCAAATGTTACAATAACTCCTATATCTTTTCGCGACAAAAACCTGGCAAGAAAAGTCATTTGGAAAGTTACTTCTGagcaaattatatttatttcgaGACAAAAATTGTTGCATAAATTACCATTTCCAAATCGACATAACTTCTTTTTCAAGCTCATAAGCAAGAAACTGTTATTAATCCTTAAATAAATCTACATTAGACTAGATATGGTATGTTAAATACCAAGCCTtcttttttcttgtaatttacAACCTTATGATTGTGAGTAACATCTACAGCTATGTAATCTAAACTATTATCCTACGATCAATGTCAGATAGAAAGGTTAGAAAAATCACACTGTTATATACTCTTATGATTGGACAGCTTTTTAAGACGCGGCATAACCACCAAATCCTTTGCAGTTTTCTGCATTTGATAGTACAATTATTTGCAGAAAATGGCTATAGTATTGAACATGGAATATAAAGAAATATCTGAAACACACTATGAACATGTCCAAGTGGATGGTGTAGATAATCTTGAAATATTCCTATAACCAATCAATTCACACATGTTTGTCTCTTCATTATTTTCtaaatcaaactcaaaatcatcAAGTCTGCGATGTGCTTTTACGTACGTAAGATCTAATAGTCTAATACCCACATCCTTTCTAATACTCCATATTTACCTTTCTAATACGCACTTAAGGGAGTATTTACTTTTACAAACCCCCTATTTCCCTCcatatttttggttattttagAAACAGAATCCCCACGTTCAGAAATAAGTTACTTCATCACAGCCTTAACAATT is from Medicago truncatula cultivar Jemalong A17 chromosome 1, MtrunA17r5.0-ANR, whole genome shotgun sequence and encodes:
- the LOC25482534 gene encoding zinc finger protein VAR3, chloroplastic, coding for MIQNILKRCHHFHYNPTITILNGKTFHTSLIHTLSNPNQNEFDEPKWKNQQLQENPAFQISHPWPEWVYLMEYLIKKGHFHAEGNPFENPPLGAKESNLIRTACLNFGRDHAHILRFLSRKDIGVIVTFGCPSLDRKVVNSGKRLRAYAGIDEGNVCSSCNLRGDCERAFVKAREDEGGRTVDVMRIILTYGLDPIIGSVDNKPSLNKMVKESVRRLLKKIVECGTEENPSTFPDITEDAVEEVHPNPLDKGKKDVPLKQGDWLCPKCNFHNFARNIKCLHCDNFCEEKIKQLKEDNNHLPLKKGDWICDKCNFLNFAKNTRCLQCKEGPSNRRINPGEWECESCNYINFRRNMVCLKCDHRRPKVSNASNSSPQSQGEDRNHYEKSRPTFAGYWFDGNKESPMASERKSRNRDSHKWRFVEEGIENHKYLENSNDSSEYLDFPIAGGKTSMSEPQRGEVYKNELPNQSKRHAWQSEADDEFCSSDNPSTDDDEMAEWFGKGKNSR